The sequence AATAACACTCCATTATTGTAGCTTGTTTTATAAAGATAATCTTTCTATAACGCATTGTTTTAGCTTCCTATGAAAAGGGTAAAATTTTAGCATAGAGAGATTGGAGGCCAGAGATGAAAAAATCAAATGTTTTTTTGATGATTACCTTATTAGTAGGGTTGGTTTTTATCTCTTTTGGTTGCTCGGAGGAAAAAGAAACGCCAAAAAAGACTGCAAAAGAAGTGCAAGGTGTTCAAATTAAAACAAAAGAATTCCAGCGAGTGGTTGGTTGGCTGTCAAAAGATTCTGTTTTGCTGCAAACTAAAAAATCTGGAGTTACGTATTTTGAAGAATTGAATATTTATAATGAAAAGAAAAGACCAATCTTTAATACGAAGGAATCTATTTCTGAAGTCCAAATTAGTCCAGATTATCGAAATATCTTACTTTATTCTGCTGAATCAGCTGAAAAAGCCACAATGCGAATAATTGCTTTGAATGATGGTTCAACTGTTGCATCACGAGCAACAAAACCTTTAACGACGACATTTTATTGGAACGACGAGTCACCTGAAAAAATTATGTTTGTCACGTATAGTCCAGAATGGAATTTCCAAATAGAAAATTGGAATTATACATTGGATCAACTGGATAAAATAGACGTCGCGTCACCCTTTATTTCGTGGTACGGAGATAATTTGGTAATTTCAAACAATAAAGACAAACCGGATGATGAATTAGGAAACCTTTATTTACAAGATATTAGAGATAGCGCTACTAAAAATTTGATTGTAGCTAATATTATGCAATTTGCTGTTCATGATAATGTATTGCTTACTATTGAAAAAAACTCTGATGAAAAATTATTATACGATTTTAGAACACTTGGATTTCAAAATTTCTTTTCGTATAATGCTGCACGAGAGTATGATGAATTAGGCACTTTTGTTCCGTATTTTGATACAAATTTTGATAAGAATTCTTTTCTTACATTTGTTCCGTATAAAAGCGCTAAAATTGGTAGCGGATCAAAAGAGTATAAGTTAGTAAAAATTGATCCAACGAACAAAAAAGAATCGACTATCTTGGAATTAATGGATAACCAGCCTATTTTATCATATGAAACAGGGGATTTGGTTCTCTATGGTTATTTATTTGATAAGGTAATCGATACGAAAACAGGTAAAATGTATAATCTAATTAATACACCAACTAAATCTTTTTAAAACAACGAGTTCCTTCTTTAAGGGCTCGTTGTTTTTGTTAATGTATAGCCGTTTTCTAGTGTGATTTGACAGTTGAATTCTGTTAGTTGATTATCTGTCGCCTGGCAATCTATCTTTGTGCCTTTGTAATTTGTTTTAAACTGATGTGAAAGTGAGGATGTTTCCTTAATTTCTATGAAAGCTAAATTTAGTTTAGTGGAGGCTAAATAATAATTTTGAATCAATTTTTCATATTGTATTTGTGTCTTAAAGATAGAAGCGCTGCCAGTAACGATTAAAATGGAAATAAACGCAATGAAAATGGTAAATGGGAGCGTAAATGCATTAGTTTTCATGGAGTCAATACCACTTCTGGTAATGCGAATACAGATGTATATATCTGTGTGTAAAAGTCTTGTACCGTTAAATGAAGTTGTTTTTCTTTCTTAATTAATTGATATTCTTTTACATTAGTAAGTAATGGTTCATGTCCTTTTCCGTTTACTTGTCTACGAACTAAATCATTATATTTGGAATAGGTGATAAGGTCTTTGCCATTACTAAAAGAAAGTTTATTCCCATCAATCTGAATATTAGTCGCTTTTTCTAATTCTAAGCGAGTTTGAATGAGAAAAAGTTGCCATTCTGTTGTCTGGCTAATGTTGCTAAGCTGGAGAGTCTTGTTGTAGCATTGAAAAAATAATGGGATGAGCGAGCTAATACTTAAAATGATTGTAATAGACAAGATTGTTTCGAGAAGAGTGAAAGCGGGTGAACCGCTTTTAAAAGTTGCATTTTTCTTCCAATTTATTTTTTGCACAAATTTGGATACCTCCTTGATAATAGAAACTTTGGATACGTTTATCCTTAAAGTTAACCGGAACACTTTTGTGGCGTAATAGTTCGCTGTGTTCGTAAATTTCTTGATAGACTCTGCTCGTTTCTTTTTGATAGTCTAGTTTTTCAAAAATAGTCATAGCTGTGGGTAATAAAAAACTACAAACCATTGAAAAAAGGAGAAGCGAAACCATGCTTTCAACTAAAGAAAATCCGTTAATTTTGTTCAATTCTAAAACGCCCCTTTCCGATTTGAAATATTAGCTTGTAGCTATTTGTCGAACTTGTCAGGTGAATTGTTGAAAAACGATTAATGGATCCATCTGTACTCGAAAAACGAAAATTTCCTATTTTTGGTTGTGTTAAAGTTAACGTCTGTGAGAATGGAAGGATGGCAAGAGTTTTTGAGTTAGTATAGGTGATGAGTTGATTTTTCATTGTGTCAAATGAAATAAACGTATCTTGGTTTGTTGCTACAGCATTTATTTGCGCATGATAGATGGTGGCTTTTATTTCTTCTAGTAGTTGCTTCTCCCTAAGCGTGGATAATGTACTTGAAATAGGAAAGATAGTTAATGTGATTAGTGTAAAGCTGATAGTTAGTACAAGTAACATTTCTAATAAAGTAAATCCATTTATTTTCATTTTTTCTCTGAAACATTTCCTGAGCTATCTATCTTGATACTATTTCCATTAGGACAAGATTTTTGATTAGCTTTTAAATAACCTCCACTTACTAAATCAGCTACAGAAGGGATTGAATTTTTATCTAATTGGTAGGACTGAACTTGACCTTGAACCATTGAAATGAAGGCCTCGCATCCTTTATCGTTGATTGATTTACTTTGTGACACGATGTTTGGAATCGTAAGGAGTAACAAAACACTAACCACTAACAATACAATTAACATCTCCACCAAAGTAAAGCCTCGCTCATCTCGCCAATCAATTTTCTTTTTAAACATTAAAACTCCTCCTTTAAATTTGATTTACCATAGAAAACATGGGATATAAAATGGACAAATAAATGGATACAATTAAAATACCAATAACGATAAAAACAATTGGTTGGATAAATGAAAATAATTTTTCGGTCTTTTGAAGTGATTTCTGATGACATAAGTTATAATAAAATAAAAATTCCTCTGCTAAATTACCATTTTTTTCGCCGTGGATAGCAATGTAATAAAGCTCTTTTTCAAATATAGGCATTTTTTCTAGTGCTTCTGTTAGTGATAATCCTTGTTCAAGCGTAGGAAGGATTTGCTTAGCGATTGCTTGAAAGAATGCGGGAGATTCTTCTTGCGCAAAGAGGTGCATAATATGCGTTATAGATAAACCGCTTTTCAGCAGATATCCGAGTTCGCGCGCAAGGTATTGCGAATAATGAATTCTTGAAAATTGGTGAATATATGGAATTCGACAATAAAAATAAGCACGATCGTAAGCATTTTTTTGCTTTTGCTTTCGAATTATGAGGCTGAAAATTAGAAAAAGGCTAAGTAAAAAAATTCCTAATAAAACTGGAACCTTTTCAAGCAGGAAATAAGTGAATTTAGTTCCAACTGTGCCTTTAGTTGATAGTTGTGTAAATAAAAGTTCGAATTTAGGTAAGAGAAAAATCCGAAGCAAGAAGAACACCAGAATGACAGTAGAGAATAAGACTAGTGGATATTGGAAAGTCTTCATTAATGCGTTTTTTTCTTCCGCTTTTCTTTTCATATGGACGCCGGTCTCGTGAATTGTTTGCAAAAAGTAACCGTGACTAGAAGCGTAATGAAGTTGGGAACAAATGAATTCAGGAAATCCATTTTTTGAAAGAGCATAGGAAAAAGAATTTCCGTTTGCGAGTGAAGTGATAATTTGTTCATATCTTTTGCGATATTTGGGCGAAGTAATGCTTAAATAGCTAATGGTCGCATCTAAGGAGAATCCCTTTTCGAGTAAACTGGCAACTCTAATTAAAAATTCTCCGTCCTCTTTCCAATTAGTGCGCTGAAAAAAAGCCATAGGCAACTCCTTTCTCGAAGTTTCTTTTAATAGGATATTTAGGCTTAATCTGCTGTTTATTAGATTGGAAATAGGCTTTTATCTCTTGTTGCGTAAGAACTTCATAGATAGCTGTTCTTTTTCGGTGCAAATGTGTACAAAGGGGATGGCATTTTTCTCCGCAGAAGGTGCAAACTAGATGTGTTAGCTTTTGAAAGCTGATTCCGAGTAAGCATTGCGCTAATTCTTCTGAGCTAATACCGAATTCAAGTAATCTTAATAAAACTCCATAAGCATCTCCAGCATGAACCGTGCTTAAAACCAAGTGACCAGTTAATGCAGCACGAACAACTATTTTAGCGGTTTCTGCATCGCGTATTTCCCCTATAATTAAAATATCAGGATCATGGCGTAAGACGGATCGAATGATGGGTGCATAAGTGATGCTTGCTTTTTCGTTCACTTCGATTTGGAGAAAGCCTGGAGAATGATGTTCAACAGGATCTTCAATTGTAATGATTTGCAGTTCATCTTTATTTTCTATAGAAGAAACAAGGCTATACATAGAACTAGACTTACCACTACCTGTGCTACCGGAAAAAAGAAACAAACCTGTTTGGTTTTTACACTGTTGTTGAATTTGTTTAGTGGACTTAGGAAATACACTGGATTTTAAAAATGGGATAGGGTACTTGTAACGAAAAATTCGAATAACCATGCTTTCATGAAAATCTTTGCTAGGCATAGTAGAGAGCCGTAAAGCAATTTTTTCTGTGTTTGTATTTTTTTCAAAACTACCAGATTGGGGTCGTCTTTTTTCGCTTATATCCAAAGCTGCTTGGAATTTAAGAAAAGATATTAACTTTTCTCCTACATCTATTGGAAGGTAAAGAAGCGGAATCAATGTCCCATTTACCCGAAGACGGAGTAAGTAGCGGTTTGAGAGTGGATGAATATGAACATCGCTTGCATGGACACGTAATGCTTGAGTTATGATGTGTTCTGTCATTTTTTGCGGCATAAGAACCTCCTTACAAGTCATATTCTTCATAAGCAAGCAAAATCCTTTGTGTCTGAATCTTTCACAAAAAAGAAAATAGTATTTTCTAAATGCAAAAGTAGCATTTCAAGCTAAAATAATATTGAAAGTGATATTTTAGAAGCAAATAAGTGAATAAAACATTTTTTTCAATTTTGATGATTTTCACAATCTATGTGCAAAGAATAACAAACGTATAATCAAACGATAATATTGTAATAAAGCCCTTACATTCCGAACCAATATCAAAAATAAAGAAAATTTAGGCTTTAAAACTAATTATTTGCCGAACAATACAACTCGTGATAAGCTATAGAAAAGGCAAATACATAATAGAATTAGCGGGTGAATGTAAACAGAGAGACTGCGAAAAGCAGCGCCGACGGGGAAAGCATGTATTATGTGAAACTCTCAGGCAAAAGGATGTTTACGGGACGCAACTCTGGAGTCATATTTATGTTACGACAGGGCTTATGAACCATATAAGCCTTTTTGTTATGTGAAAAAGGAGGATAAAATGATGACAGAGTTACTAAAAACACCGATTCATCCACTTTATGCAAAATATGGTGCGAAAACCATTGATTTTGGTGGATGGGATTTACCAGTACAATTTGCTGGTATAAAAGCAGAACACGAAGCCGTGCGAACTGATGCAGGGTTATTTGACGTGTCCCACATGGGAGAAATTTTGGTGAAAGGTCCTGATAGTACTTCTTATTTACAATATTTGTTAACCAACGACATTGAAAAAATAAAAATTGGTAAAGCGCAATATAACATTATGTGCTATGAAACTGGCGGAACAGTAGACGATCTAGTAGTTTATAAGAAATCAGAAACGGAATACATACTCGTTGTTAATGCAGCAAATACGGAAAAAGATTTTGAATGGATGGTCAAAAATATTCAGGGAGATGTCACTGTTACCAACGTATCTTCAGAATATGGACAATTAGCTTTACAAGGGCCAAACGCAGAAAAAATTCTCGCAAAACTAACGGATGTAGATTTAAGTTCAATTAGTTTTTTTGGGTTCGTAGAGGATGCGGATGTAGCAGGAGTAAAAACGATTATTTCAAGAAGTGGCTATACTGGAGAAGATGGATTTGAAATTTATATGCCAAGCGCTGATGCAGGAAAAGTTTTTGAGGCAATTTTGGCTGAAGGAGTCGCTCCAATTGGTTTAGGTGCACGGGATACATTACGCTTAGAGGCAGTACTTGCGCTTTATGGGCAAGAATTGAGCAAAGACATTACGCCACTTGAAGCCGGACTTAATTTTGCTGTTAAATTAAGAAAAGAAGCAGATTTTATAGGTAAAGAAGCGCTTATTAAACAAAAAGAAGCAGGGCTGAACAGAAAATTAGTTGGTATTGAATTAATTGAACGAGGTATTCCGCGCCACGATTACCCGGTGTTTTTGAATGACGAAGAAATCGGCATTGTGACTTCTGGTACCCAATCACCAACACTTGGAACAAATATTGGTCTTGCTCTCATTGATACAGCTTACACAGAATTAGGTCAAGAAGTAGAAGTGGGTATTAGAAATAAAAAAATAAAAGCAAAAATAGTACCAACACCATTTTATAAACGCGCAAAGTAAAAAGGAGGAAATAATATGGCAAAACATCGTTATTTACCAATGACAGAACAAGACGAAAAGGAAATGCTTGATGTAATAGGGGTTAAGTCAATTGATGACTTATTTCAAGACATTCCAGAAAAAATTAGATTTAAACGGGATTATGATTTAAAACCGGCAAAATCAGAACCTGCACTATTACGCGAATTATCGAAACTTGCTTCTAAAAATGCTAATACAACAGAGTACGCTTCCTTTTTAGGAGCTGGTGTCTATAGTCATTACATTCCAACAGTTGTGGATCACGTTATTTCTCGTTCAGAGTTTTATACAGCCTACACGCCTTATCAACCTGAAATTTCGCAAGGGGAGTTGCAGGCGATCTTTGAATTCCAAACGATGATTGCGGAACTTACTGGAATGGACTTGGCTAATTCCTCGATGTATGACGGTGGGACAGCGCTTGCGGAAGCAGCTATGCTAGCAAGTGGGCATACAAAGCGCAAAAAGATTCTCATTTCTGGAGCTGTTCACCCGGAAAGCAGTAATGTTTTAAAAACCTATGCAACTGGTCAACATATTGAAGTAGAAGTTATTCCAGAACTAGATGGCAAAACAGATATTGAAGCGCTAAAAAAAGCTCTTTCAGATGATATAGCCGGTTTTGTTGTACAATATCCAAACTTCTATGGACAAGTGGAACCTTTGGCTGAACTTGAAAAATTAGTGCATGAAAATAATTCTTTATTACTTGTATCGAGCAATCCGTTGTCTCTAGGTTTGTTAACACCACCAGGAGAATTTGGTGCAGATATTGTTGTGGGTGATTCGCAAGTATTTGGTATCCCTGAATCATTTGGTGGGCCGCACTGTGGCTTCTTTGCGGTCACAAATAAATTAATGCGTAAAGTTCCTGGACGTTTAGTTGGGGAAACTGTAGATGAGAACGGGAAGCGCGGGTATGTACTTACATTACAAGCGCGCGAACAACACATTCGCCGTGATAAAGCGACGTCTAATATTTGTTCCAATCAAGCATTGAATGCATTAGCTTCTTCTGTCGCAATGGCAACCCTTGGAAAAACAGGTCTTGTAGAAATGGCAAAACAAAACTTAGATAAATCTCATTATGCCAAACAAAAATTCCGTGAAAAAGGCTTTGAAGTTCTATTTTCAGATGGCTTTTTCAATGAATTTGTTGTAAAGCTTTCGAAACCAATCAAAGAAGTGAACGAATCTCTTTTAGGTGAAGGGATTATTGGGGGATATGACCTTGGTTTTTATGAGGAAAAATACGAAAACCATATGCTTGTAGCAGTTACTGAAATGCGGACAAAAGAGGAAATTGATGCCTTTGTGGCGAGCTTGGAGGGTGCAAAATGAATTTAGAAGAAACAATGCCATTAGTGTTTGAACGTTCTATTCCGGGAAGAATTGGCTTTAGTTTGCCAGAAAGCGATGTTCCAGAAACAAAGGCCAGTGATTATTTTGATCAAGCGTATATTCGTTCTGTACCAGCAGATTTGCCTGAATTGAGCGAGCTCGAAATCATGCGTCATTATACTAATTTATCCAATCATAATTTTGGTGTAGATTCTGGTTTTTATCCACTTGGCTCCTGTACGATGAAATATAACCCTAAAATCAATGAAAAAGTAGCTCGATTCCCAGGCTTTGCGAATATCCATCCAAATCAACCAGAAAGCTCTGTCCAAGGCGCGCTAGAACTTCTGTATGACTTGCAAACAAGTTTAGTTGAAATTACAGGGATGGATGAAGTAACGCTCCAACCAGCTGCTGGAGCACACGGTGAATGGACTGGATTAATGCTTATTCGTGCCTTCCATGAAAAAAATGGGGATACAAAACGTACAAAAGTTATCATCCCAGATTCTGCGCATGGAACGAATCCGGCATCCGCGGCAGTAGCAGGCTTTGATGTTGTCACGGTGAAATCGAATGAAAAAGGACTTGTCGATGTGGCAGACTTGAAAAAAGTAGTCGGCGAAGATACAGCTGCACTCATGCTTACAAACCCAAATACACTCGGCCTGTTTGAAAAAGATATTGTGGAAATGGCGGAAATCGTTCATGAAGCTGGCGGGAAATTATACTATGATGGCGCCAATTTAAATGCTATTATGGCGAAAGTGCGACCTGGAGACATGGGCTTTGATGTCGTTCATTTAAATTTACACAAAACATTTACTGGTCCTCACGGTGGTGGAGGTCCTGGCTCTGGACCAATTGGTGTGAAAAAGGATTTAATCCCATTCCTACCAACACCAGTCCTTACGAAAAAAGAAGAAGGATACACGTTTGATTATAACTATCCAGATTCTATTGGTCGGGTGAAACCATATTATGGTAACTTCGGCATCAATGTTCGCGCGTATACGTATATTCGCACGATGGGACCGGATGGTTTGAAATTAGTGACAGAATACGCTGTTTTAAATGCCAACTATATGATGCGTAAACTACAAGAAGCCTATGATTTACCATTTGATCAAGTGTGTAAACACGAATTTGTTTTAAGTGGTAATAGACAGAAGAAACTTGGTGTAAGAACTGTTGATATTGCGAAACGATTACTAGATCATAATTTCCATCCGCCAACTGTTTATTTCCCGCTAATTGTTGGGGAAGCAATCATGATTGAACCGACTGAAACAGAATCGAAAGAAACACTAGACTCTTTCATCGATACGATGTTGAAAATTGCGAAAGAAGCAGAAGAAAATCCTGAAATCGTCCAAGAAGCGCCTCATAGCACCTATGTAAAACGACTAGACGAAACACGTGCTGCTAGAAAACCAATTTTACGTTATCAAAAAGAAGTATAAAAAGAAGCCTTGTTGCGTAACTTCGCAGCAAGGCTTTTTCTTATTTAGATTTAGTTTTTCCTGTCCATTTACGGTAGCCGCCTTTAAGCTGATACACTTGTTTGTAGCCGCGTTTGTAAAGCATAATTGCTGCACGGTTACTACGTTGTGCTGTTTGGCAGTATAAGTAAACTGGTAAATCTTGACGAATTTCTGTTGTACGGTTTTTCATTTGTGTAACTGGGATATTTCTAGCTCCAAGAATATGGCCAGCGTCGAATTCATTTGGCTCGCGAACATCAATTAATTGTGCTTTACGATAACCTTTTTTAAATTCTTCTTCTGTTAAAACTTTTAGTGCTTTGCGTCGCATTACAAACTGGTAAATTTCGTATCCTAGAAGAATAACCAGAATGATAATTGCTATAATCCAACTAATCAATTGTGTAAACCCCTTTCATCCTGAAAACTGCTTTTTATAAAGCATCCTTTTCTATTATAACTTATTTTTTGCCACCATCAATCACTTTGAAAGAAGATTTTCGTTTTTTCTTTGTTTTTTTCTTCGGAGCATGTAAATTTTTTGATTGTTTTACTGCTTTTTGGTAATTACTGTCCGTTTTTCTATTTGTGAAAAGCCGCAGTAGAAGGGTGAAAATAAGTGTCCCGATTAAAACGGAAATAATTAAGGTGAAAAATGATTTAAAGCCACCCATTAAAAGCCCAATGCCAACAAGCGCGAGTAAAATAATAACTATGAGGGGATACTTCTTCAAATTAATCCACTCCTATTCTAAAAGTTCCAGATTCTCCGGTTCCGCTACATCTACTGGTGCGCCTTCTTTTTCTACTCGTAAAAGTTCATTAAAGGATGCGATGGCAACCTCAACTTGATCATCAGACGGTTCTTTTGTTGTAAGAAGTTGTAGCCATAAACCCGGAACACCTAAATATTTAAGAACTGGGATATTACGGCATTTATTAGTTAATTGAAGTACTTCAAAAGCTACACCAAGTACGACAGGAATAAGTAAAATCCGGTCGACCACACGAAGCCAAAGAGGATCGGTTGGTACTAACAAATAAATAAACATACCAACAATAACTGTAAATAAAATAAAACTACTACCACAACGATAATGAAGTCGCGATTGTTTCTGTACATTTTCAACCGTTAAAGGTAAATTTTCTTCGTAACAATTTATTACCTTATGCTCAGAACCGTGATATTGAAAAACTCGTTTAATAATAGGGGTCTGAGAAACCGCGAAAATATAGGTTAATAGAAGAATTAATTTGAAAAGACTCTCTAAAAATACTTGTGCCGTATCGCCTGGAACGATAGGACGGAATAATTCCGCTAAAAATACAGGGATGAGCGTCATGACAAATTTTGCAAAGACGAAAGATAAAATACCGATGACAGCAACACCAAGCCACATCGCAACTTTGGATTCTTTCTTTTCAATTTTTTCTTCTACTGGATTATTTGGATCTTCGTCATATCGGTCTGTTGCAAAAGCAAGGTGTTTGGAACCGATAGCGCTAGATTCAATTAATGCGACAATTCCTCTTAAAAAAGGTATTTTCTTCATACGCATAACCCAAACTGGACTATTTTTTTCTAAATAAAAATATTCTAATGAACCATCTATACGTCTAATCGCTGTTACGGTCTGTTTTCTGCCGCCAAACATGACGCCTTCAACTACAGCTTGACCGCCATATGATGGTACGTTTTGTTTGCTCAAAGTTTTCACCAGCCTATTCATGTTTACTAATATGTTATTTTACGCTAAAAATAGTTTTTCGTATAGCGCAAAACGCCTAAAAAAAGTTATTTTTTCTAAATTGTGATAAAATAGTTTCGAACGCGTTTAATAATGCGATTTTTGCGCGCCTAAA comes from Listeria monocytogenes and encodes:
- a CDS encoding competence protein ComG, with product MKTNAFTLPFTIFIAFISILIVTGSASIFKTQIQYEKLIQNYYLASTKLNLAFIEIKETSSLSHQFKTNYKGTKIDCQATDNQLTEFNCQITLENGYTLTKTTSP
- the comGF gene encoding competence type IV pilus minor pilin ComGF, with the protein product MQKINWKKNATFKSGSPAFTLLETILSITIILSISSLIPLFFQCYNKTLQLSNISQTTEWQLFLIQTRLELEKATNIQIDGNKLSFSNGKDLITYSKYNDLVRRQVNGKGHEPLLTNVKEYQLIKKEKQLHLTVQDFYTQIYTSVFALPEVVLTP
- the comGE gene encoding competence type IV pilus minor pilin ComGE, with the translated sequence MNKINGFSLVESMVSLLLFSMVCSFLLPTAMTIFEKLDYQKETSRVYQEIYEHSELLRHKSVPVNFKDKRIQSFYYQGGIQICAKNKLEEKCNF
- the comGD gene encoding competence type IV pilus minor pilin ComGD, with translation MKINGFTLLEMLLVLTISFTLITLTIFPISSTLSTLREKQLLEEIKATIYHAQINAVATNQDTFISFDTMKNQLITYTNSKTLAILPFSQTLTLTQPKIGNFRFSSTDGSINRFSTIHLTSSTNSYKLIFQIGKGRFRIEQN
- the comGC gene encoding competence type IV pilus major pilin ComGC; translated protein: MFKKKIDWRDERGFTLVEMLIVLLVVSVLLLLTIPNIVSQSKSINDKGCEAFISMVQGQVQSYQLDKNSIPSVADLVSGGYLKANQKSCPNGNSIKIDSSGNVSEKK
- the comGB gene encoding competence type IV pilus assembly protein ComGB, which translates into the protein MAFFQRTNWKEDGEFLIRVASLLEKGFSLDATISYLSITSPKYRKRYEQIITSLANGNSFSYALSKNGFPEFICSQLHYASSHGYFLQTIHETGVHMKRKAEEKNALMKTFQYPLVLFSTVILVFFLLRIFLLPKFELLFTQLSTKGTVGTKFTYFLLEKVPVLLGIFLLSLFLIFSLIIRKQKQKNAYDRAYFYCRIPYIHQFSRIHYSQYLARELGYLLKSGLSITHIMHLFAQEESPAFFQAIAKQILPTLEQGLSLTEALEKMPIFEKELYYIAIHGEKNGNLAEEFLFYYNLCHQKSLQKTEKLFSFIQPIVFIVIGILIVSIYLSILYPMFSMVNQI
- the comGA gene encoding competence type IV pilus ATPase ComGA, which produces MPQKMTEHIITQALRVHASDVHIHPLSNRYLLRLRVNGTLIPLLYLPIDVGEKLISFLKFQAALDISEKRRPQSGSFEKNTNTEKIALRLSTMPSKDFHESMVIRIFRYKYPIPFLKSSVFPKSTKQIQQQCKNQTGLFLFSGSTGSGKSSSMYSLVSSIENKDELQIITIEDPVEHHSPGFLQIEVNEKASITYAPIIRSVLRHDPDILIIGEIRDAETAKIVVRAALTGHLVLSTVHAGDAYGVLLRLLEFGISSEELAQCLLGISFQKLTHLVCTFCGEKCHPLCTHLHRKRTAIYEVLTQQEIKAYFQSNKQQIKPKYPIKRNFEKGVAYGFFSAH
- the gcvT gene encoding glycine cleavage system aminomethyltransferase GcvT — encoded protein: MTELLKTPIHPLYAKYGAKTIDFGGWDLPVQFAGIKAEHEAVRTDAGLFDVSHMGEILVKGPDSTSYLQYLLTNDIEKIKIGKAQYNIMCYETGGTVDDLVVYKKSETEYILVVNAANTEKDFEWMVKNIQGDVTVTNVSSEYGQLALQGPNAEKILAKLTDVDLSSISFFGFVEDADVAGVKTIISRSGYTGEDGFEIYMPSADAGKVFEAILAEGVAPIGLGARDTLRLEAVLALYGQELSKDITPLEAGLNFAVKLRKEADFIGKEALIKQKEAGLNRKLVGIELIERGIPRHDYPVFLNDEEIGIVTSGTQSPTLGTNIGLALIDTAYTELGQEVEVGIRNKKIKAKIVPTPFYKRAK
- the gcvPA gene encoding aminomethyl-transferring glycine dehydrogenase subunit GcvPA — encoded protein: MAKHRYLPMTEQDEKEMLDVIGVKSIDDLFQDIPEKIRFKRDYDLKPAKSEPALLRELSKLASKNANTTEYASFLGAGVYSHYIPTVVDHVISRSEFYTAYTPYQPEISQGELQAIFEFQTMIAELTGMDLANSSMYDGGTALAEAAMLASGHTKRKKILISGAVHPESSNVLKTYATGQHIEVEVIPELDGKTDIEALKKALSDDIAGFVVQYPNFYGQVEPLAELEKLVHENNSLLLVSSNPLSLGLLTPPGEFGADIVVGDSQVFGIPESFGGPHCGFFAVTNKLMRKVPGRLVGETVDENGKRGYVLTLQAREQHIRRDKATSNICSNQALNALASSVAMATLGKTGLVEMAKQNLDKSHYAKQKFREKGFEVLFSDGFFNEFVVKLSKPIKEVNESLLGEGIIGGYDLGFYEEKYENHMLVAVTEMRTKEEIDAFVASLEGAK
- the gcvPB gene encoding aminomethyl-transferring glycine dehydrogenase subunit GcvPB, giving the protein MNLEETMPLVFERSIPGRIGFSLPESDVPETKASDYFDQAYIRSVPADLPELSELEIMRHYTNLSNHNFGVDSGFYPLGSCTMKYNPKINEKVARFPGFANIHPNQPESSVQGALELLYDLQTSLVEITGMDEVTLQPAAGAHGEWTGLMLIRAFHEKNGDTKRTKVIIPDSAHGTNPASAAVAGFDVVTVKSNEKGLVDVADLKKVVGEDTAALMLTNPNTLGLFEKDIVEMAEIVHEAGGKLYYDGANLNAIMAKVRPGDMGFDVVHLNLHKTFTGPHGGGGPGSGPIGVKKDLIPFLPTPVLTKKEEGYTFDYNYPDSIGRVKPYYGNFGINVRAYTYIRTMGPDGLKLVTEYAVLNANYMMRKLQEAYDLPFDQVCKHEFVLSGNRQKKLGVRTVDIAKRLLDHNFHPPTVYFPLIVGEAIMIEPTETESKETLDSFIDTMLKIAKEAEENPEIVQEAPHSTYVKRLDETRAARKPILRYQKEV
- a CDS encoding rhodanese-like domain-containing protein codes for the protein MISWIIAIIILVILLGYEIYQFVMRRKALKVLTEEEFKKGYRKAQLIDVREPNEFDAGHILGARNIPVTQMKNRTTEIRQDLPVYLYCQTAQRSNRAAIMLYKRGYKQVYQLKGGYRKWTGKTKSK
- a CDS encoding AC76 family protein — encoded protein: MKKYPLIVIILLALVGIGLLMGGFKSFFTLIISVLIGTLIFTLLLRLFTNRKTDSNYQKAVKQSKNLHAPKKKTKKKRKSSFKVIDGGKK
- a CDS encoding DUF1385 domain-containing protein, producing the protein MSKQNVPSYGGQAVVEGVMFGGRKQTVTAIRRIDGSLEYFYLEKNSPVWVMRMKKIPFLRGIVALIESSAIGSKHLAFATDRYDEDPNNPVEEKIEKKESKVAMWLGVAVIGILSFVFAKFVMTLIPVFLAELFRPIVPGDTAQVFLESLFKLILLLTYIFAVSQTPIIKRVFQYHGSEHKVINCYEENLPLTVENVQKQSRLHYRCGSSFILFTVIVGMFIYLLVPTDPLWLRVVDRILLIPVVLGVAFEVLQLTNKCRNIPVLKYLGVPGLWLQLLTTKEPSDDQVEVAIASFNELLRVEKEGAPVDVAEPENLELLE